In Fusarium musae strain F31 chromosome 7, whole genome shotgun sequence, a single window of DNA contains:
- a CDS encoding hypothetical protein (antiSMASH:Cluster_7.2~EggNog:ENOG41~SMCOG1001:short-chain dehydrogenase/reductase SDR): protein MSDLANKTALVTGGGSGINLELAKALRDKGCAVLIADIALTPTAAAWLKSLGNQASPRVVFHKTDVTSLDQLVEMFEVFGKKIGGVPDIVVPGAGVYEGSFPGFWNDKDKTLNYGILDINVLHPIRTTRIAIRKMREAKKPGTILHLSSITAQKPSVVLPLYAVSKAAISQFVRCMAPLDEMCGIRVVGIAPGLVDTPLLRNNSGSQNHVDPSHDFLLPPQEVVKAMMALLTETKYVGGTVLEVGDIGSWREVHILGDAGPQGRSTRARAKTAVATLNLAKTLVGDEASVSGSSKL, encoded by the exons ATGAGTGACCTTGCCAATAAAACAGCTTTAGTTACAGGAGGAGGTTCGG GGATCAATCTGGAACTTGCAAAGGCTCTTAGAGACAAGGGATGCGCAGTCCTTATCGCTGACATCGCACTGACTCCCACTGCCGCAGCATGGCTCAAGTCTCTTGGAAACCAAGCCAGCCCCCGAGTGGTATTTCACAAGACGGATGTAACGTCACTGGATCAATTAGTCGAGATGTTCGAGGTCTTTGGCAAGAAGATCGGCGGAGTACCTGATATCGTAGTGCCAGGCGCGGGCGTGTACGAAGGGTCCTTTCCTGGGTTCTGGAATGACAAGGACAAAACGCTCAACTACGGGATTCTTGACATTAATGTGTTGCACCCTATCAGAACGACACGTATCGCGATCCGAAAGATGCGAGAGGCCAAAAAACCGGGCACCATCCTTCATCTCTCAAGTATTACAGCCCAAAAGCCTTCGGTTGTTCTTCCACTTTATGCCGTATCCAAAGCTGCTATCAGCCAATTCGTCCGTTGCATGGCACCGCTCGACGAGATGTGCGGTATCAGAGTAGTTGGCATTGCGCCAGG GCTAGTTGACACGCCTCTGCTTCGTAATAACTCGGGATCACAGAATCACGTTGATCCATCCCATGACTTTTTGTTGCCTCCTCAGGAAGTTGTGAAGGCGATGATGGCATTGCTCACTGAGACTAAGTACGTTGGGGGGACTGTTCTAGAGGTTGGCGATATTGGGAGTTGGAGGGAGGTGCACATACTGGGAGATGCTGGTCCCCAGGGCCGATCAACCCGTGCAAGAGCCAAGACAGCCGTTGCCACACTCAACCTTGCAAAGACGTTGGTGGGAGACGAGGCGAGTGTGTCTGGGTCCTCtaagctataa
- a CDS encoding hypothetical protein (antiSMASH:Cluster_7.2): protein MPFGTLKTKEARGPIPLCSPPYPVGLDEFTDVTVLSVKYHTIYDAVKDMIPEELELEDEPIVTLTLFNYGMSPIGPYNEFVCGVEVKFQGNKMPFSIELVLNNEGAIYAGRERWGIPKLMGVVEFDPSATNSAPNGIITGHVERPAGCKLVQFGFKPLKKVQDWGVLDGMKRQSLHLRSIPAANSHDPPILREFIPTCMEITHAEVWTGEGSVGLFNVSEFDPVHRLKVVKYRC from the exons ATGCCTTTCGGTACTCTCAAGACAAAGGAAGCTAGAGGCCCCATCCCTCTCTGCTCTCCGCCCTACCCTGTTGGCCTGGATGAATTCACCGACGTCACAGTTCTTTCGGTCAAATATCATACTATATACGATGCCGTCAAGGACATGATCCCCGAGGAACTAGAGCTAGAAGATGAACCCATtgtcaccctcaccctcttCAACTATGGCATGAGTCCTATTGGCCCGTACAACGAGTTTGTCTGTGGAGTCGAAGTCAAGTTCCAGGGTAACAAGATGCCCTTTTCCATCGAGCTTGTCCTCAACAACGAAGGTGCCATTTATGCCGGACGAGAGCGTTGGGGTATTCCCAAATTGATGGGTGTCGTTGAGTTTGATCCCTCCGCCACGAATTCAGCTCCTAACGGAATCATCACGGGCCATGTCGAGCGTCCCGCGGGGTGCAAGCTGGTCCAGTTCGGGTTCAAGCCGCTCAAGAAAGTTCAAGACTGGGGTGTTCTTGACGGCATGAAGCGCCAGAGTCTTCACCTCCGCTCCATTCCTGCGGCGAATAGTCATGATCCCCCAATTCTCAGGGAGTTCATCCCTACCTGTATGGAGATAACTCATGCTGAGGTTTGGACTGGCGAAGGATCTGTTGGTCTCTTTAATGTTTCCGAGTTCGACCCGGTTCATCGACTCAAGGTCGTGAAATAC AGGTGCTAG
- a CDS encoding putative secondary metabolism biosynthetic enzyme (antiSMASH:Cluster_7.2~SMCOG1001:short-chain dehydrogenase/reductase SDR), whose amino-acid sequence MQDFQGKVIAVTGAASGIGLATAQLLFAAGAKLSLSDRSLTTLEQATQALLATHPNRHKQDIVTAEVDVTSSARITSWIEDTVKVFGRLDGAVNSAGISAVQMGKGRIRDLTDDSWALCMGINATGVFYSMRAELNAMTNGGSIVNVASLAGVIAVPCAAEYGASKHAVVGLTKTGAREEGKNGIRVNAVAPGTIDTAMTQSVPQEFKAFLKEKVTKQPISRQGRAEEVAALICFLLSDSSAFITGQIIRIDGGSSV is encoded by the exons ATGCAAGACTTCCAAGGTAAAGTCATCGCCGTCACGGGTGCAGCATCGGGAATTGGTCTTGCAACTGCTCAGCTACTTTTTGCAGCTGGAGCCAAGTTATCCTTGTCTGATAGATCACTCACTACACTTGAGCAAGCCACCCAAGCCCTTCTTGCCACGCACCCAAACCGACATAAACAAGATATCGTGACAGCAGAGGTCGATGTCACATCTAGCGCCCGGATCACGTCCTGGATTGAAGATACTGTCAAGGTATTTGGCAGACTCGATGGCGCAGTTAATTCTGCAGGAATAAGCGCTGTCCAAATGGGCAAGGGCAGAATCCGCGACCTGACTGATGATAGCTGGGCTTTGTGTATGGGCATCAACGCCACTGGTGTCTTCTACTCCATGCGAGCCGAACTCAACGCCATGACCAACGGCGGCAGCATCGTCAACGTGGCAAGCCTGGCTGGAGTAATAGCAGTTCCCTGTGCAGCAGAATACGGGGCCTCGAAGCACGCAGTGGTCGGTCTCACAAAAACAGGAGCCAGAGAAGAGGGCAAGAATGGCATTAGAGTGAATGCAGTCGCACC TGGCACGATAGATACTGCAATGACTCAGAGTGTTCCCCAGGAGTTCAAGGCGTTTCTAAAAGAAAAGGTTACAAAGCAGCCGATTTCGAGACAGGGACGAGCCGAGGAGGTTGCGGCGTTGATTTGTTTTCTTCTGAGTGACAGTTCGGCTTTTATAACTGGCCAGATCATTCGAATTGATGGGGGATCTTCAGTTTAG
- a CDS encoding hypothetical protein (EggNog:ENOG41~SMCOG1034:cytochrome P450~antiSMASH:Cluster_7.2) — MSFILYLSSMSWIELSAGGLSIVLLLFCLYNLALPKPIPGIPYNRNATKRLLGDLPDLIEYQKKNGQQRKWFRLQNQKLNSAISQVFVRPFGKPRIVLTDFREMHDILGKRFKEFDRSDRGREAFAGIIPHQMLSMQTVDPRFKKHRELMKDLMTPKFLHQNSAPEIYRKVNTLVKLWHEKCVHANELPFDGKRDIQRATLDVITATSFGLDDENSATKRQLDDMLARSNAGVKFTQPGKKVVDFPIHPLTKELDATLTIVESSAVGFSSPMPRWHYWILSQFPYLKNAARIREEWTRREIDKAVAAIPKDGSENTLAMRSALEFMVLREAAAAQKAGRPPRFHRRRIYDELFGFIIAGHDTTAATLEWGVRYIADAPHAQAELRSALQNAFSTALAEHRQPTIDEITSTSIPYLDAVIEETLRHSVVLPIVSRVAMKDTTILGHAIPKGTFVFFILNGPSLMKPAIEVPETARSEASQGTKNRYGEWRADDVEKFLPERWIDVDDKGVETFNALKGPFMTFGSGPRGCYGRRLAYLQLRIFWVLLIWNFEFLPIDPELRTQDVVEHVGVEPCQSYVRLRKVAL, encoded by the exons ATGTCCTTCATTCTGTATCTCAGTTCCATGTCCTGGATTGAACTATCAGCCGGTGGCCTTTCTATCGTTCTACTGCTCTTTTGCCTATACAATCTCGCTCTTCCCAAGCCTATTCCCGGAATACCATACAACAGAAATGCCACAAAACGACTCCTTGGAGACCTTCCGGACTTGATAGAGTATCAGAAGAAAAATGGGCAGCAACGCAAATGGTTCCGGCTGCAAAACCAGAAGCTCAACTCGGCAATCTCCCAAGTCTTCGTCCGCCCCTTCGGAAAGCCGAGAATCGTTCTGACGGACTTTCGAGAAATGCACGATATCCTTGGGAAACGATTTAAGGAATTTGACCGCAGTGATAGAGGCCGGGAGGCATTTGCCGGGATCATCCCCCATCAGATGCTTTCGATGCAAACAGTGGATCCCAGGTTCAAGAAGCACAGAGAGTTGATGAAGGATCTCATGACACCAAAGTTTCTGCACCAG AACTCAGCTCCCGAGATATACCGTAAAGTCAACACTTTGGTCAAACTCTGGCATGAGAAGTGCGTGCATGCCAACGAGCTTCCGTTTGATGGAAAGAGAGATATTCAGAGAGCTACCCTCGATGTCATTACAGCTACTTCCTTTGGTCTCGACGACGAGAACAGCGCTACGAAACGGCAGCTGGATGACATGTTGGCGCGATCTAATGCAGGTGTCAAATTCACGCAGCCCGGCAAGAAGGTTGTGGATTTTCCAATCCATCCCTTGACAAAAGAGTTAGATGCAACTTTGACTATTGTTGAGAGCTCCGCTGTTGGTTTCTCGTCGCCGATGCCCCGATGGCACTATTGGATCCTGAGTCAATTCCCGTACCTGAAGAATGCCGCTAGAATCAGGGAGGAGTGGACGCGACGGGAGATTGACAAGGCGGTCGCGGCAATTCCCAAAGATGGCTCAGAGAATACGTTGGCAATGCGTTCGGCACTCGAGTTCATGGTACTTCGCGAAGCTGCCGCTGCTCAAAAGGCTGGCAGACCGCCGAGGTTCCATCGTCGGCGAATCTATGACGAA CTGTTTGGATTTATTATTGCTGGGCACGATACAACAGCTGCTACTCTCGAGTGGGGTGTCAGGTACATTGCGGATGCTCCGCATGCACAAGCAGAGCTCCGATCAGCTCTTCAGAATGCCTTCTCGACCGCTCTTGCGGAGCACCGCCAGCCAACGATAGACGAAATAACCAGCACGTCTATTCCGTATCTCGATGCTGTCATCGAGGAAACACTGCGCCACAGCGTGGTGCTCCCAATCGTAAGTCGAGTAGCAATGAAAGACACCACGATTCTCGGACACGCCATTCCAAAGGGcacctttgtcttctttatCCTAAACGGACCCAGCCTGATGAAGCCGGCAATCGAGGTGCCCGAGACCGCTCGGAGTGAGGCCTCGCAGGGCACCAAGAATCGATACGGAGAGTGGCGAGCAGACGATGTCGAGAAATTCTTACCCGAGCGATGGATAGATGTTGACGACAAGGGTGTTGAGACTTTCAACGCCTTGAAGGGGCCGTTCATGACGTTTGGCAGTGGACCGCGGGGCTGCTATGGAAGGAGACTTGCTTACCTGCAGCTTCGGATCTTCTGGGTATTGCTTATATGGAACTTTGAGTTTCTCCCCATTGACCCGGAACTCAGGACCCAGGATGTTGTAGAGCATGTTGGGGTAGAGCCGTGCCAGAGTTATGTACGACTGAGAAAGGTAGCTTTGTAA